In one window of Paraflavitalea soli DNA:
- a CDS encoding RagB/SusD family nutrient uptake outer membrane protein — protein sequence MKKISLTIFISGTLLFTGCKKWLDVKPEGQTTKDEMFQTQKGFRDALTGAYIDLKSDDAYGRSMTWSTIEYLARNWDNTGNYADINSLVNATYTDASVKSMIEKIYAKEYKVIADVNSILEKIDAKKDIFQEDNYSLIKGEALTLRAFAHFDILRLFGTMPDNPGTSPILPYAKAVSKDIIVLLPYDEFAKQVLADLDAAEALLKDVDPIRLYSLLELNPVLNSSAIPPVSDDYYMYRQIRMNYYAVLALKARVYNWLAPRDASNRANAAKYAQLVIDAKDHFGQPVFRLGGLSDVQAGNPSFPSEHIAAVNIYNMKTVAEAVLGEPGLLARSDFNYQDGYYYLNNLFPVAERVADARWVNMWAYKTSTGQTSYVRLKKFAQKDLDATNQIPLLRLSEMYLILTECAQNKADAEGYYSFYCSKKGIPFTAGFSAAGWEADRKNKMIREYVREFYAEGQTFFTYKRYNVATLPASWTAAYYTATVARYIVPKPDREYNYLNK from the coding sequence ATGAAAAAGATCAGTTTAACCATATTCATATCAGGTACGCTGCTGTTTACAGGCTGTAAAAAATGGCTCGATGTAAAACCTGAAGGCCAGACCACCAAAGACGAAATGTTCCAAACCCAGAAGGGCTTTCGCGATGCGCTTACAGGTGCTTACATCGATCTGAAAAGTGATGACGCTTATGGCCGGTCGATGACGTGGAGCACTATTGAATACCTGGCACGCAACTGGGATAATACGGGCAACTACGCCGATATCAACAGCCTGGTGAATGCCACGTATACTGACGCCAGCGTAAAAAGCATGATCGAGAAGATCTATGCCAAAGAGTACAAGGTAATAGCCGATGTAAACAGCATCCTGGAAAAGATCGACGCAAAGAAAGATATCTTCCAGGAGGATAATTACTCCTTGATAAAAGGGGAAGCGCTTACTTTACGTGCTTTTGCCCATTTCGACATACTGCGCCTTTTCGGCACTATGCCCGATAACCCCGGTACCAGCCCGATATTACCCTATGCGAAAGCAGTATCAAAGGATATCATTGTCCTGTTGCCCTATGATGAGTTTGCGAAGCAGGTGCTGGCAGATCTGGACGCAGCGGAAGCGCTGCTGAAAGATGTAGATCCCATCAGGCTGTATTCGTTGCTGGAATTGAATCCGGTACTCAATAGTTCCGCTATACCACCCGTTTCGGATGATTATTATATGTACCGCCAGATACGGATGAACTACTATGCAGTGCTGGCGCTCAAGGCGCGTGTATATAACTGGCTGGCCCCACGTGACGCCTCTAACCGCGCGAATGCGGCCAAATATGCACAGTTGGTGATCGACGCCAAAGACCATTTCGGTCAACCTGTTTTCAGACTTGGGGGATTGAGCGATGTGCAGGCGGGTAATCCTTCCTTTCCCTCAGAGCATATCGCTGCTGTAAATATTTATAATATGAAAACTGTGGCTGAGGCTGTACTTGGTGAACCTGGTCTACTGGCCCGGTCGGATTTCAATTATCAGGATGGGTATTACTACCTCAACAACCTGTTTCCGGTAGCAGAAAGAGTGGCAGATGCCCGGTGGGTAAATATGTGGGCATACAAAACGAGCACGGGCCAAACCAGTTACGTGAGGCTCAAGAAGTTTGCTCAGAAAGACCTAGACGCTACCAACCAGATACCGCTCTTGCGTCTGAGCGAAATGTACCTGATATTAACAGAGTGCGCGCAAAACAAAGCCGATGCAGAAGGCTACTATAGCTTCTATTGCAGTAAGAAAGGTATTCCTTTCACGGCTGGCTTTAGTGCCGCGGGGTGGGAAGCCGACCGGAAGAACAAAATGATACGGGAATATGTACGTGAGTTCTATGCAGAAGGACAAACCTTCTTTACGTACAAGCGCTACAATGTAGCCACCTTACCCGCCAGCTGGACGGCAGCCTATTATACTGCTACAGTAGCGAGGTACATCGTGCCCAAACCTGATCGTGAATACAATTATCTTAACAAGTGA
- a CDS encoding DUF4843 domain-containing protein, protein MKKYSCIIIIGLAVAAGCKKADYLLYQDTARIQMADTAAASITFVYEAPSVTRDTVYVRLNTIGGITDKDRKVKLEQVTEYDVTYVRDPVTNKITDSVVKEKPFKAVAGKHYIGFDDPAMQSLLVIRANKAYDSIPIILLRDADLKSNSYRLRLKVVANDVFGIGETKAIQKTLVFSDRLERFASWLTDSYSSTAYGTLGKYSTTKHQFIIDVLKVRIDEAWWQAILAAGATAHYKSVLKDALVAFNTDPANISSGKAPMRETSDPNSPLVTFP, encoded by the coding sequence ATGAAAAAATATAGCTGCATTATAATTATAGGGCTGGCTGTTGCGGCAGGATGCAAAAAAGCCGACTACCTTCTTTACCAGGACACAGCCCGCATTCAAATGGCCGATACCGCTGCTGCGAGCATCACTTTTGTATATGAAGCACCCAGTGTTACGAGAGATACAGTGTACGTAAGGCTGAATACTATTGGTGGTATTACCGACAAGGACAGAAAGGTAAAACTGGAGCAGGTAACGGAATATGACGTGACCTATGTTCGCGATCCCGTAACCAATAAGATCACCGACTCTGTTGTTAAAGAAAAACCTTTCAAAGCGGTAGCTGGCAAGCATTATATAGGGTTCGATGATCCTGCTATGCAATCATTGCTGGTGATCAGGGCCAATAAAGCCTATGATAGTATACCCATCATATTATTACGGGATGCCGATCTGAAAAGTAATTCTTACCGGTTGCGATTAAAGGTGGTAGCCAATGACGTATTTGGTATCGGCGAAACTAAAGCGATCCAAAAAACGCTTGTATTTTCTGACCGGCTGGAACGCTTTGCCTCCTGGTTGACGGATAGTTACTCTTCGACCGCTTATGGTACTTTGGGGAAATACAGTACAACCAAGCACCAATTTATAATTGATGTGCTGAAGGTAAGGATCGATGAAGCGTGGTGGCAAGCCATTCTTGCGGCAGGGGCAACAGCACATTACAAGTCTGTATTGAAGGATGCGTTGGTAGCATTCAATACCGATCCTGCCAATATCAGTTCGGGTAAAGCACCCATGCGTGAAACGAGCGACCCTAACAGTCCGTTAGTTACTTTCCCCTAA
- a CDS encoding PKD-like family lipoprotein yields MKTIYILAAGLLLLLAAACNKDDSTGTTGPIATLKVSGLKDTFTVFTHQDFLKINPVVENEQNFDFYWTLASTDFIPGQGAVKFDTLARSKDLNYEVLQSPGVYYLVFNAKEKSTGIVRQVVKVANITTLTMNGWYLLKENGGKTDMDFIHSTGRIDNWIANFNNGKSLDGNAVKMSFVPSFRTTPTSTAYFPTIMVLSANDAAIYRIDNGAMVMNFDNMFFTKPATRKPQAVIQPVANTQLYVINDNKAYFLSKGTLFGNMPVNINNQVYDNISPITAVGAAGICWNARAKNIFCLDGSNLTELGNNGAQLRNMKADLKWMNGYAGSRSAALLLFRNPQDSGYLFKLNVMTGQLLYNSTGLITAVDTLKPEHSLMSASVIGGNYDYDVIYYAVGDKIYMTDFGSLQETLLFTLPAGETVTAIQHIKFPESLGNPPPASTLSRIAIATYKDGRYKIYLHPINGTGTISGLPQANFEGEGRVSSMMYMEKGAGTRIF; encoded by the coding sequence ATGAAAACAATATATATCCTGGCAGCCGGCTTGCTGTTATTGCTGGCGGCCGCCTGTAATAAAGATGACAGCACCGGGACTACCGGGCCGATAGCTACATTGAAAGTGAGCGGTTTGAAGGATACCTTTACTGTATTTACGCACCAGGATTTTCTGAAGATCAATCCTGTGGTGGAAAACGAACAAAATTTCGATTTCTACTGGACGCTCGCGTCTACTGATTTTATTCCAGGACAAGGAGCAGTAAAGTTTGACACACTGGCCCGCAGCAAAGACCTGAACTACGAAGTATTGCAGTCCCCAGGCGTTTATTACCTGGTGTTCAATGCCAAAGAGAAGAGTACAGGCATTGTAAGGCAGGTAGTGAAGGTGGCCAACATCACTACACTCACCATGAATGGATGGTACCTGCTGAAGGAGAATGGCGGTAAAACGGATATGGATTTTATTCACAGCACGGGCCGTATCGATAACTGGATCGCTAATTTCAATAATGGTAAAAGCCTGGATGGCAACGCGGTGAAAATGTCGTTTGTGCCCTCTTTCAGAACTACGCCCACTTCAACCGCTTATTTTCCTACCATTATGGTGCTTTCGGCCAATGATGCTGCCATCTACCGGATAGACAATGGTGCGATGGTGATGAACTTCGACAATATGTTCTTTACTAAACCTGCTACCCGTAAGCCGCAAGCAGTGATCCAACCTGTGGCCAACACGCAGCTTTACGTGATCAATGATAATAAAGCATACTTCCTGAGTAAAGGCACCTTGTTCGGCAACATGCCTGTCAACATCAACAACCAGGTATACGACAACATCTCTCCTATTACTGCCGTGGGCGCTGCAGGTATATGTTGGAATGCCCGGGCGAAAAATATTTTCTGCCTGGACGGGAGCAATTTGACAGAGTTGGGTAACAATGGCGCCCAGCTACGCAATATGAAGGCCGACCTGAAGTGGATGAACGGTTATGCAGGTTCCCGTAGTGCAGCACTGCTGTTATTCCGCAATCCGCAGGATTCCGGTTATTTATTCAAGCTAAATGTCATGACTGGTCAGTTGCTTTATAATTCCACCGGTTTAATTACGGCAGTGGATACGCTGAAACCGGAACATAGTCTTATGTCGGCCAGCGTTATTGGGGGCAATTATGATTATGACGTGATCTACTATGCTGTAGGTGATAAGATCTATATGACGGATTTTGGCTCTCTGCAGGAGACCCTGTTGTTTACGCTGCCTGCCGGTGAAACGGTGACAGCTATTCAGCATATCAAATTTCCGGAGTCCCTTGGTAACCCGCCACCCGCTTCTACTTTAAGCAGGATCGCTATTGCTACTTATAAGGACGGGCGGTATAAAATATACCTGCATCCGATCAATGGAACAGGTACTATTTCCGGACTGCCACAGGCCAACTTTGAAGGTGAAGGCCGTGTGTCGTCGATGATGTATATGGAAAAAGGCGCCGGTACGCGGATCTTTTAG
- a CDS encoding peroxiredoxin family protein encodes MSILFPALAACCLCTGSLLAQSDPIDSVLVKKQQAELKQALAAADQKMEARQKLYLEVQGKKLKYDTIGLGQYRYEWAQLRDERRAQEIAFIKAHPDYAVSIEALQDAIGPLPNDILIYDKLFKGLDKPVRTSKEGVALRKTIDGFMAVRIGVKAPLFAAPDTSGNTVNLKDFRGKYVLLDFWASWCGPCREENPNVVKAYEQFKDKGFTVLGVSLDQPGKHDAWVKAINADGLVWQHVSDLKFWKSDIAKLYSIRSIPQNFLLDPQGKIVAANLRGEALLQKLQALFPH; translated from the coding sequence ATGAGCATTTTATTTCCTGCATTGGCAGCCTGCTGCCTTTGCACTGGCAGTCTTTTGGCCCAAAGTGACCCTATAGATTCTGTGCTGGTGAAAAAGCAACAGGCGGAGTTGAAACAAGCGCTGGCAGCGGCAGATCAAAAGATGGAGGCACGCCAAAAACTGTACCTGGAGGTACAGGGTAAAAAGCTGAAGTACGATACGATCGGCCTGGGGCAATATCGCTATGAATGGGCGCAGCTCAGAGATGAACGCAGGGCACAGGAGATCGCCTTTATCAAGGCGCATCCCGATTATGCTGTAAGTATCGAGGCATTGCAAGATGCTATCGGGCCCCTCCCCAATGACATCCTTATTTATGACAAGCTGTTCAAGGGATTGGATAAACCAGTACGCACCAGCAAAGAAGGGGTGGCGCTTCGCAAAACGATCGACGGTTTTATGGCAGTACGCATCGGCGTGAAGGCTCCCCTGTTTGCCGCACCTGATACTTCGGGTAATACGGTAAACCTGAAAGACTTCCGGGGCAAATATGTACTGCTTGATTTCTGGGCCAGTTGGTGCGGTCCCTGCCGCGAAGAGAATCCCAACGTGGTAAAAGCTTATGAGCAATTCAAGGATAAAGGTTTTACTGTTTTGGGTGTCTCTCTCGATCAGCCTGGCAAACACGATGCCTGGGTAAAGGCGATCAACGCGGATGGCCTGGTATGGCAGCATGTATCTGACCTGAAATTCTGGAAAAGCGACATCGCGAAATTGTACAGCATCCGCTCCATCCCTCAAAACTTCCTGCTCGATCCGCAGGGAAAGATCGTGGCGGCCAACCTGCGCGGAGAAGCTTTGTTGCAAAAATTACAAGCATTGTTCCCTCATTAA
- a CDS encoding zinc-dependent metalloprotease yields MYKLKFIPVFLLMGVPVFCLAQKKDTPAQAVAVKDTIPKVDSAKNAPGQLKKYEEVITQKAITKNGMFRVHQIEEQYFFEIPDSLLNRDILVVNRISKAPAGLRPYVNVYAGDQIAENVIRFERGPFNRLFMKRMIFREKSADSTENGLYRAVVNSSLQPIVAAFPVKALGGDRVAGITYVIDVSSFLQTENEIFHFGPEARKGLSLGGVQTDKSYVAGLNAFPLNVEVKMVRTYMPATPTSLLPTTYEVNSSLLLLPRVPMKPRYADARVGFFSRGMVDFDAEPQRVASKYYATRWRLEPKPEDRERYLRGELVEPQKPIIYYIDPATPKKWVPYLIAGVNDWQKAFEQAGFKNAIKALRAPENDSTWSIDDARHNVIVYKPSAIANASGPHVHDPRSGEIIETHINWYHNIMSLVHDWYMIQAGAIDPKARTMQFDDELMGQLIRFVSSHEVGHTLGLMHNFASSSTVPVEKLRDKKYVEENGHTPSIMDYARFNYVAQPEDNITEKGIFPRIGAYDKWAIQWGYRWLPQFDSPAAETPYLNKLIIDSLNRNKQLIFGFEMDAYDPRYQSEDLGDDAVLASTYGLKNLKRILPKLAEWTKEPNEGYENLREISTQVFRQYMLYMAHVWKSVGGIYTTPKSVEQHGPVFEPVPYEKQKAAMKFLDNNLFNIPDWLTSDNSFDLTGSSPDPYFQVAQSGALSRLLGSGNLINFIKNETRFRNKKLYTGAEFLDDLKKSVWSELYSHKPIDVNRRGLQRMYITEACHAFRAVNELVGRNYGNGTQIYINPDPTGADVEGLMRTHLLSLKKDITQAIPFQKGLAKDHLQNIIARIDKVLKDGEPLIR; encoded by the coding sequence ATGTATAAACTCAAATTCATCCCCGTCTTCCTGTTGATGGGAGTACCCGTGTTTTGCCTTGCACAAAAGAAAGACACACCTGCGCAGGCTGTAGCCGTGAAAGACACCATTCCGAAAGTTGATTCCGCAAAGAACGCTCCCGGTCAGTTGAAGAAGTACGAAGAGGTCATCACCCAAAAAGCGATCACAAAGAACGGCATGTTCCGTGTGCACCAGATCGAAGAGCAGTATTTCTTTGAAATACCCGACAGTTTGCTGAACCGCGACATCCTGGTAGTGAACCGTATTTCGAAAGCGCCAGCCGGTCTAAGGCCTTATGTAAATGTGTATGCCGGTGACCAGATCGCCGAAAATGTGATCCGTTTCGAAAGGGGGCCTTTCAACCGGCTCTTCATGAAGCGCATGATATTCCGCGAAAAGTCGGCCGACAGTACAGAAAACGGCCTGTACAGGGCGGTCGTTAATTCCAGTCTTCAACCGATCGTAGCCGCTTTTCCCGTGAAAGCATTGGGCGGGGACAGAGTTGCAGGGATAACGTATGTGATCGATGTAAGCTCCTTCCTGCAAACGGAAAATGAGATCTTCCACTTTGGACCGGAAGCAAGAAAGGGACTATCGCTGGGCGGCGTGCAAACAGATAAGTCGTATGTAGCCGGTCTCAACGCTTTTCCCCTCAATGTGGAAGTTAAGATGGTACGCACTTATATGCCCGCCACGCCCACCTCCTTGTTGCCTACCACTTATGAAGTCAACAGCTCCCTGCTGCTTTTACCCAGGGTGCCCATGAAGCCCCGCTATGCGGATGCACGGGTAGGCTTCTTTTCAAGGGGTATGGTAGATTTTGATGCCGAGCCACAGCGTGTGGCGTCAAAGTACTATGCCACCCGCTGGCGCCTGGAGCCGAAGCCCGAAGACCGGGAAAGGTATCTGCGTGGTGAACTGGTAGAACCACAAAAACCGATCATTTACTATATCGATCCGGCTACTCCCAAGAAATGGGTGCCCTACCTGATAGCTGGTGTGAACGATTGGCAAAAAGCCTTTGAACAGGCCGGATTTAAGAATGCCATCAAAGCATTACGTGCACCGGAGAACGACAGTACCTGGAGCATTGACGATGCCCGGCACAATGTGATCGTCTACAAACCTTCTGCCATTGCCAACGCCAGCGGTCCGCACGTACACGATCCCCGCAGTGGAGAGATCATCGAAACGCATATCAACTGGTACCACAATATCATGTCGCTTGTTCACGACTGGTATATGATACAAGCAGGCGCTATCGATCCCAAAGCCCGTACCATGCAGTTCGATGATGAACTGATGGGACAGCTGATCCGTTTCGTATCTTCCCACGAAGTGGGGCATACCCTTGGCCTGATGCACAACTTTGCCTCCAGTTCTACTGTTCCGGTGGAAAAGCTGCGCGACAAGAAGTACGTAGAGGAGAACGGGCACACCCCTTCCATCATGGATTATGCCCGTTTTAACTATGTGGCGCAGCCAGAAGACAATATCACCGAAAAAGGAATTTTCCCGCGTATCGGCGCCTACGACAAGTGGGCCATCCAATGGGGTTACCGCTGGCTGCCACAGTTCGACAGCCCTGCTGCGGAAACGCCCTACCTCAACAAGCTGATCATTGACAGCCTCAACCGCAACAAGCAATTGATCTTTGGTTTTGAAATGGACGCTTATGATCCCCGTTACCAAAGCGAAGACTTAGGTGATGACGCTGTATTGGCCAGTACGTATGGCCTCAAAAACCTGAAACGCATCCTGCCTAAATTGGCTGAGTGGACCAAAGAGCCTAATGAAGGATACGAAAACCTGCGGGAAATCAGTACACAGGTTTTCCGTCAATACATGCTGTACATGGCACACGTATGGAAAAGTGTAGGAGGTATTTACACCACGCCTAAGAGTGTAGAACAACATGGACCCGTTTTTGAGCCCGTACCTTATGAGAAACAGAAAGCTGCTATGAAGTTCCTGGACAACAACCTGTTTAATATTCCAGACTGGCTGACCAGCGATAACTCCTTCGACCTGACTGGTTCCAGTCCTGACCCTTACTTCCAGGTAGCGCAATCCGGTGCCCTTTCTCGCCTGCTGGGATCGGGCAACCTGATCAACTTTATCAAGAATGAAACCCGGTTCAGGAACAAAAAACTGTATACCGGCGCCGAATTCCTGGATGACCTCAAGAAAAGTGTATGGAGTGAATTGTATTCGCACAAGCCAATAGACGTCAACAGACGTGGCTTGCAAAGGATGTATATCACCGAAGCTTGTCATGCTTTCCGGGCTGTAAATGAGCTTGTAGGCCGCAACTATGGCAATGGGACACAGATATACATCAACCCCGACCCTACGGGTGCTGATGTGGAAGGCCTGATGCGAACACACCTGCTGTCCTTGAAGAAGGACATTACACAGGCTATCCCTTTCCAAAAAGGACTTGCCAAAGACCATTTGCAGAACATTATCGCACGTATTGACAAGGTGCTGAAAGATGGAGAGCCATTGATCAGGTAA
- a CDS encoding response regulator, with the protein MNTANPVILLVDDSEEILDYLSQDLTGKYEVRTAMDGLEALDILQHQPIHLVISDVVMPGMDGLALCSAVKSSPDLNHIPVILLTAQNALQSKIQGLKTGADAYIEKPFSLDHLYAQIDNLLENRLKLKESYARSPFLPINSTTYSKEDEVFWKQLTGVILDNLRDTALDVERIAVLLNMSKSTLYRKIKSLSGMSPSDVINLARLKKSADLMSAGNFRINELAREVGYKYPSQFRRNFQKQFKMSPADYIEKVRRAISI; encoded by the coding sequence ATGAATACGGCCAATCCTGTGATCTTACTGGTGGACGATAGTGAGGAAATATTGGATTACCTGTCACAGGACCTTACGGGTAAATACGAGGTCCGCACGGCAATGGACGGGTTGGAAGCATTGGACATTTTACAGCATCAGCCAATACACCTGGTTATCAGCGATGTGGTAATGCCTGGAATGGATGGGCTGGCACTTTGTTCGGCGGTCAAATCAAGTCCCGACCTGAACCATATCCCCGTTATTTTATTAACTGCCCAAAATGCCCTTCAATCAAAGATCCAGGGGCTTAAAACAGGCGCAGACGCCTATATCGAGAAACCGTTCTCATTAGACCATCTCTACGCGCAGATAGACAACCTATTGGAAAACCGGTTGAAATTAAAAGAATCCTATGCCAGGTCGCCCTTCCTGCCCATCAATAGCACCACCTACTCAAAAGAGGATGAGGTCTTTTGGAAGCAGCTAACCGGTGTGATCCTCGATAACCTGCGGGATACAGCGTTGGATGTGGAAAGAATAGCTGTTTTATTGAATATGAGCAAGTCTACCTTGTACCGCAAGATAAAATCACTATCGGGCATGTCGCCCAGCGATGTCATTAACCTGGCGAGACTGAAAAAGTCTGCCGATCTGATGAGTGCAGGCAATTTCCGGATCAATGAACTGGCCCGGGAAGTAGGTTATAAATATCCGTCCCAGTTCAGGCGCAATTTCCAGAAACAGTTCAAAATGTCTCCGGCTGACTATATTGAAAAGGTCAGGCGTGCGATCAGTATTTAA
- a CDS encoding DUF4973 domain-containing protein, producing the protein MKKIHLFILSGLLLGLGCTKEWTKELYVKEVSFVKSGVVRLNALYKSQGGGVTVKVPVVLSGSTNNKEDIEVTIALDKDTLNNLNFDRFRLRSDLYFHELAESNYSFKSMTTTIPATSLQGSFELNLKLENLDLIDKYILPVKIVSTSKNNVSAKRWFGKSLMQIIPFNDYSGRYSNAGLIWNRDVPQNNQTALTTPYRTAWVVDEHTVFFFAGNVDEEAYDRKKYKIIAALNADSTVTLTAPDASIKFSQQRGTYSIRKRKDEVQPYLEKTYITMVLEYWYSDITNPAFPINYRFVGPLTLERVRNTQIPDEDQQVLLEN; encoded by the coding sequence ATGAAAAAGATCCATTTGTTTATATTATCAGGCCTGCTGCTGGGCCTGGGCTGCACCAAAGAGTGGACAAAGGAATTGTATGTGAAAGAGGTCTCCTTTGTGAAAAGCGGCGTTGTCAGGTTAAATGCCCTGTACAAAAGCCAGGGTGGGGGAGTAACTGTGAAGGTGCCCGTTGTACTTAGTGGCTCTACCAACAATAAGGAAGACATAGAAGTAACCATTGCTTTGGACAAGGATACCCTCAATAACCTGAACTTTGACAGATTCAGGTTAAGGAGCGACCTGTACTTTCATGAACTGGCTGAATCCAATTATTCTTTTAAATCCATGACCACTACCATCCCTGCCACCTCCCTGCAAGGTTCTTTTGAGTTAAACCTGAAGCTGGAAAACCTGGACCTGATCGACAAATATATCTTACCGGTAAAAATAGTATCCACTTCAAAAAACAATGTTTCAGCCAAAAGATGGTTTGGCAAATCCCTCATGCAGATCATCCCCTTCAATGATTATTCAGGCAGGTATTCCAATGCCGGCCTCATCTGGAACCGGGATGTTCCCCAAAACAACCAGACTGCCCTGACCACTCCTTATAGAACGGCCTGGGTAGTGGATGAACATACCGTTTTCTTCTTTGCGGGCAATGTTGATGAAGAAGCATATGACCGGAAAAAGTACAAAATAATAGCAGCTTTAAACGCCGACAGCACAGTGACGCTTACTGCACCCGATGCGTCTATCAAATTTTCACAACAACGGGGCACTTATTCCATCAGGAAACGAAAGGATGAAGTGCAGCCCTACCTGGAGAAAACGTATATCACCATGGTCCTGGAATATTGGTACAGCGATATTACCAACCCGGCTTTTCCCATCAATTACCGGTTCGTGGGGCCGTTAACACTCGAAAGGGTCAGAAATACGCAAATTCCGGATGAAGACCAGCAGGTCCTCCTTGAAAATTGA